Proteins encoded in a region of the Sander lucioperca isolate FBNREF2018 chromosome 18, SLUC_FBN_1.2, whole genome shotgun sequence genome:
- the LOC116035726 gene encoding protein L-Myc-1b-like: MEFDCYQHYFFDDFDREEDFYKSTAPSEDIWKKFELLPTPPMSPTRTLSGGALHLSPGDKLSWLSKVLGQEEECEGQIIPNTEELLGNLSSIIIQDCMWSSFSASKQLEKVNGRVQAAAQTSVSPVAQIYVRPSKAQCVFPGGPIAASSTDCVDPAAVLAYPASSCRKPASSGSESRSDSSDDEEEIDVVTVESKQNRVRLVNVRKPVTITVRADPCPKRFHMSVHRQQHNYAARSPDSEPEPEEEDEDDEDEEEEDEEEPQSKRTCTASIQQPGSSSGASQPGSPSESPQNSDAEDTDRRRNHNFLERKRRNDLRSRFLALRDQVPGLDSAKTPKVAILTHAAEYLADLHTREKRQLQEKKRLKTRQQQLLRRLSELKRS, encoded by the exons ATGGAGTTCGACTGTTACCAGCACTATTTTTTCGACGATTTCGACAGAGAGGAGGATTTTTACAAGTCGACCGCACCGAGCGAGGACATATGGAAAAAGTTCGAGCTGCTGCCCACCCCTCCCATGTCTCCCACCCGGACTCTGAGCGGTGGTGCTCTGCACCTCTCGCCGGGAGACAAACTCAGCTGGCTGTCCAAAGTCCTGGGTCAGGAGGAGGAGTGCGAGGGTCAGATAATCCCAAATACGGAGGAGCTACTCGGCAACCTCAGCTCCATCATCATCCAGGACTGCATGTGGAGTAGTTTCTCTGCCAGCAAGCAGCTGGAGAAGGTCAACGGGAGAGTGCAAGCTGCGGCACAGACAAGTGTCTCTCCGGTGGCCCAGATCTACGTGAGACCGAGCAAGGCGCAGTGCGTCTTTCCCGGTGGACCGATCGCCGCTTCGTCGACTGACTGCGTCGACCCCGCGGCTGTTCTCGCCTACCCGGCAAGCAGCTGCAGGAAGCCGGCGTCCTCTGGCTCCGAGTCTCGCTCTGATTCCTCTG atgatgaagaggaaatcGATGTGGTCACCGTTGAGAGCAAGCAGAACCGGGTGCGGCTGGTAAATGTCAGAAAACCAGTGACCATCACGGTCCGGGCCGACCCATGCCCCAAACGCTTCCATATGTCTGTCCACCGACAACAGCACAACTATGCCGCCCGCTCCCCAGACAGTGAGCCAGAACCtgaggaagaagatgaagatgatgaggacgaggaggaggaggacgaggaagaGCCTCAAAGCAAGCGTACATGCACAGCATCCATTCAGCAGCCGGGCTCTTCGTCTGGTGCCTCCCAGCCTGGTTCCCCATCAGAGAGTCCTCAAAACTCGGACGCAGAGGACACTGACCGCAGGCGGAACCACAACTTCCTTGAGAGGAAGAGGCGGAACGATCTCCGGTCCCGTTTCCTGGCCCTGCGGGATCAGGTCCCTGGTCTCGACTCGGCCAAGACTCCGAAGGTGGCTATCCTGACCCATGCGGCGGAGTACCTGGCAGACCTGCACACCAGGGAGAAACGGCAGCTCCAGGAGAAGAAACGCCTCAAAACccgacaacagcagcttctCCGCAGATTATCTGAATTGAAGCGCTCTTGA